In Elephas maximus indicus isolate mEleMax1 chromosome 4, mEleMax1 primary haplotype, whole genome shotgun sequence, a genomic segment contains:
- the ATP5F1B gene encoding ATP synthase subunit beta, mitochondrial codes for MLGLVGRAAAASVSGALRGLSPSASLPQAQLLLRSAPAALQPGRDYAAQTSPSPKAGVATGRIVAVIGAVVDVQFDEGLPPILNALEVQGRETRLVLEVAQHLGESTVRTIAMDGTEGLVRGQKVLDSGAPIKIPVGPETLGRIMNVIGEPIDERGPIKTKQFAAIHAEAPEFVEMSVEQEILVTGIKVVDLLAPYAKGGKIGLFGGAGVGKTVLIMELINNVAKAHGGYSVFAGVGERTREGNDLYHEMIESGVINLKDATSKVALVYGQMNEPPGARARVALTGLTVAEYFRDQEGQDVLLFIDNIFRFTQAGSEVSALLGRIPSAVGYQPTLATDMGTMQERITTTKKGSITSVQAIYVPADDLTDPAPATTFAHLDATTVLSRAIAELGIYPAVDPLDSTSRIMDPNIVGSEHYDVARGVQKILQDYKSLQDIIAILGMDELSEEDKLTVSRARKIQRFLSQPFQVAEVFTGHLGKLVPLKETIKGFQQILAGEYDHLPEQAFYMVGPIEEAVAKADKLAEEHS; via the exons ATGTTGGGGCTTGTGGGTCGTGCTGCCGCTGCTTCGGTCTCTGGGGCCTTGCGGGGACTCAGCCCGTCAGCGTCGCTGCCCCAAGCCCAGCTCTTGCTGCGGTCAGCCCCGGCAGCGCTCCAGCCTG GCAGAGACTATGCGGCGCAAACATCTCCTTCACCAAAGGCAGGCGTCGCCACCGGGCGCATCGTTGCGGTCATCGGTGCTGTGGTGGACGTCCAGTTTGATGAGGGACTGCCCCCCATCCTAAATGCCCTGGAAGTGCAAGGCAGGGAGACCAGGCTGGTTTTGGAGGTGGCTCAGCATTTGG GTGAAAGTACAGTAAGGACCATTGctatggatggtactgaaggctTGGTTAGAGGCCAGAAAGTCCTGGATTCTGGTGCACCAATCAAAATTCCTGTTGGTCCTGAGACCTTAGGCAGAATCATGAACGTCATTGGAGAACCTATTGATGAGAGAGGTCCCATCAAAACCAAACA ATTTGCTGCTATTCATGCTGAGGCTCCTGAGTTTGTGGAGATGAGTGTTGAGCAGGAAATTCTGGTTACTGGTATCAAGGTTGTGGATTTGCTGGCTCCCTATGCCAAGGGTGGCAAAATTG GGCTTTTTGGTGGTGCTGGAGTTGGTAAGACAGTACTGATCATGGAATTAATCAACAATGTCGCCAAAGCCCATGGTGGTTACTCTGTGTTTGCTGGTGTTGGTGAGAGGACCCGTGAGGGCAATGACTTATACCATGAAATGATTGAGTCTGGTGTTATCAACTTAAAAGATGCTACTTCCAAG GTAGCACTGGTATATGGTCAAATGAATGAACCACCTGGTGCACGTGCACGAGTAGCTTTGACTGGATTGACTGTGGCTGAATACTTCAGAGACCAAGAAGGTCAAGATGTACTGCTGTTTATTGATAACATCTTCCGCTTCACCCAGGCTGGCTCAGAG gtgtctGCCTTATTGGGCAGAATCCCATCTGCTGTGGGCTATCAGCCTACCCTGGCTACTGACATGGGTACCATGCAGGAAAgaatcaccaccaccaagaagggATCTATCACCTCTGTACAG GCTATCTATGTGCCTGCTGATGACTTGACTGACCCTGCTCCTGCCACTACCTTTGCTCATTTGGATGCTACCACTGTGCTGTCCCGTGCTATCGCTGAGCTGGGCATCTACCCAGCTGTGGATCCTCTAGATTCCACCTCTCGCATCATGGATCCCAACATTGTTGGCAGCGAGCATTATGATGTTGCTCGTGGGGTGCAAAAGATACTACAG GACTACAAATCTCTTCAGGACATCATTGCTATCCTGGGCATGGATGAACTCTCTGAGGAAGACAAGTTGACTGTGTCCCGTGCTAGGAAAATACAGCGTTTCTTGTCTCAGCCATTCCAGGTTGCTGAGGTCTTCACAGGTCACCTGGGGAAGCTGGTACCCCTGAAGGAGACCATCAAAGGATTTCAGCAGATTTTAGCAG GTGAATATGATCATCTCCCAGAGCAGGCCTTCTATATGGTGGGACCCATTGAAGAAGCTGTGGCAAAAGCTGATAAGCTGGCTGAAGAGCATTCGTGA